The Thermodesulfovibrionales bacterium genomic interval CATCAAATTTACATGTTTCATAGCACTGCCTGCATTTTACACAGAGTGACTGATCAATAAAATGAGGCTTTTTTCTTTCTCCTGTAATTGCCTTCTGAGGACAGATCCTTGCGCAGGCTCCACAACCAATGCATTTTTCAGGATCTATGTAGAATGTTACAAGAGACCTGCACACACCTGCCTTACACCATTTTTCTTTAATATGAGATTCATATTCATCTCTGAAGTAGCGGATAGTGCTCAGGACAGGATTAGGTGCAGTCTGGCCGAGGCCGCACAGGGC includes:
- a CDS encoding 4Fe-4S binding protein, coding for ALCGLGQTAPNPVLSTIRYFRDEYESHIKEKWCKAGVCRSLVTFYIDPEKCIGCGACARICPQKAITGERKKPHFIDQSLCVKCRQCYETCKFDALKTGPRDMFKKEESAEMLEEVKK